CGACGACGGGAGGGTCCTCGATGTACTTCGCGACCGGGACGCCGTGCATGTAGATGCCCGCGATGATGGCGACGGCGAGGACGATGTTGAGCGAGGCCCCCATCACGAGCACGGCGAATCGCTCGAGCCGCGACCGGCTCTGGAACTCCTCGGGGCTCCCCTGCAGCTCGTCGTCCGGATTCTCCCCCATCATCTTGACGTAGCCGCCGAGGGGGAGCGCCGAGATCCGGTAGTCGGTGTGGCCCCGGCGGCGGCCGAAGAGCCGCGGGCCGAAGCCCAGCGAGAAGACCTCGAAGCGGATGCCGACGAGCTTGGCGACGACGAAGTGCCCGAACTCATGGATGAAGATAAGCACGCCGAGGATGAAGACCGTGGCGAGCATGTTGGTGATGCTGAATGTCAGGCTCACGAATGCACGCTCCTGCCGGCGCCCCGGCCGCGGAGGACCGCCGCCGACGCCGCCTCCCGGGCCCACGCGTCGGCTCGCACGACGGTGGCGAGGTCCCTCGCCTCCTCGACGCGGTGCCGGTCCATGGCCCCCTCGATAATCGCGGGAATATCGAGGAAGCCCAGCCGCGTGTCAAGAAAAGCCTGCACGGCGATCTCGTTCGCGGCGTTGAGAACGGCGGGCATCGTGCCGCCCGACTCCAGGGCGCGGTACCCCAGGTCGAGACAGCGGAACGTCCCCCTGTCCGGCATCGCGAAGGTCAGCGGCCCCAGCGTCCTCAGGTCGAGGCCCTGGATCGGCGAGACCCACCGGTCGGGCCACGTCAGCGCGTACTGAATCGGGTGCCGCATGTCCGTGCGGGACATCTGGCTGATGATCGCGCCGTCCGCGTACTCCACCATCGAGTGGACGATCGACTGAGGGTGGACGACGACCTCGATCCGATCGAGCGGCACGCCGAACAGATGGTGGGCCTCGATCACCTCGAGCCCCTTGTTCATCAGCGTCGCCGAGTCGATGGAGATCTTCCTCCCCATCTGCCACGTGGGGTGCTTGAGCGCCTGCTCCGGGGTCACGTCGGCGAGATCCCTCGCGCTCTTCCCGAGGAAAGGCCCCCCCGACGCCGTCAGGATCAGCCGCGCGACTTCCGGCGCCGCGCCGGCGCGGAGACACTGGTGCAGGGCGTTGTGCTCCGAGTCGACCGGAAGAAGCGTCGCGCCGCTCCTCGCCGCCATCGAGATCATGACCGGGCCGGCGACGACAAGGGCCTCCTTGTTGGCGAGCGCGACCACGCGCCCCGCTCGGACGGCCTCGAACGTCGGAGCGAGCCCGGCGGCGCCGACGATTCCGGCGACGACCACCTCGACGTCCGCGTGCGCCGCACACCTCACCGCCCCGTCCTCGCCGTGGACCACCTGCGTCGCGCCGCGCCCCCAGGCGCTCGCCGCGGCAGTCCCCCACTGCGCCGGGTCTCCGAGAGCCGCGCGGAGCCTAGCCGCCGACTCCGCCGTCGCGACGGAGGCGAGCGCGGGCCGGAACCGCTTCACCTGTTCCGCCAGCCGATCGACGTTTCCCCCCGCCGCGAGGGTGACGACGCGGAAGCTCCCGGGAAACCGCTCGATCAGATCGAGCGTGCTCACGCCGATGGAGCCCGTCGAGCCGAGAAGCGCGATGTTCCTGGGTGTCATCGAGGTCTCCGGTTCCGTCAGACCATGAACGCGCGATAGTAGAAGAAGAGGACGGGAGCGCCGAAGAGGAGCGAGTCCGCCCGGTCGAGCATTCCGCCGTGCCCCGGGAAGAGCGCGCCGGTGTCCTTGAGGCTCGCGGATCGCTTGAGGAGCGATTCGCACAGGTCCCCGGCGAGTCCGGCGATCCACAGCAGCACCGCGAGGGCGATCGCGTCGCGCGCCCCCAGCTTCTGGAAGAACCACAGCTTCGCGACCCACGCGGCGAGAACGCTCGCGACGAGCCCGGCGCACGCCCCCTCGATCGTCTTCTTCGGAGAGATGGTCGGCGCCAGGGGGTGCCGCCCGATCCAGGAGCCGAAGCCGTAGGCCCCGGCGTCCGCGATCCAGACGACGAGCAGCAGGAAGATCGTGAGATCCCTTCCCATCTCGTCCCCCGAGCCCATCAGGCCGGCGACGTACCCGAAGGTGACGCCCAGGAAGAGGACGCCGGCGAGGGTCGCGCTCATCGACTCGAACGCCCCCTGCACGGCGGCGCGCGAGACGAGGAGCCTTCCCGGCACGAGGATCGCGGCGGCCGCCAGCGCAGCCCCGAGGCCGATCCGCGGCTCGACGAAGCTCGCGATGACGGCGAGCGTGAGCGCGGCGCCGAGGACGGGATCGGCGTGAATGCCCCTCTGCTTCGCCATGAGATGGAACTCCCACGTGGCGATGATCGCCGCGACGCCGACGAGGGCGAAGAAGTACCTGGGGTCGAGGTATCGGACGATGACGAAGAGGACGGGCAGCCCGATCGCGGCCGTGGCGAGCCTTTTCAAACGACGCGCCTCTTGACCGCGTCCACGCCTCCGTACCGCCGCTCGCGCTTCTGGTAGTCGACGATCGCCTGGAGGAGCTCCTGCGCCCGGAAGTCGGGCCAGAGCGTGGGCGTCACCCAGATCTCCGCGTACGCGATCTGCCAGAGGAGGAAGTTGCTGATCCGCAGCTCGCCGCTGGTCCGGATGAGAAGATCGGGGTCGGGCTGCCCCGCCGTGTACAGGTGGGACGCGAAGTCCTCCTCCGTGATGTTCGCGGGGTCCACGTTGCCGGCGCGGGCCGCCTCGAGGAGGCCCCGGCAGGCGTCGAGGATTTCCGAGCGACCCCCGTACGAGAGCGCGATGTTGAACAGGAGGCCGGTGCAGTGGCGCGTCGCCTCCATCCCGCGCTCGAGGTGCGCGCGCACCGACGGATCGAGCTCGTGGAACCGGCCGATGACCTGGAATCGGATGTTGTTCCTGAGGAGAGTCTGGAGCTCGCGCCTCACGTACTCCTTGAGGAGCGCCATGAGCGTGCTGATCTCGGTCCGCGGGCGCTTCCAGTTCTCCTGCGAGAAGGCGTAGAGGGTCAGCACCTTCAGGCCGAGTCGCGCCGACGATTCGACGACATCCCGCACGGCGTCGATCCCCGCGCGATGCCCCGCGACGCGCGGGAGCCTTCGGGACGTCGCCCACCGGCCGTTCCCGTCCATGATGATTGCGACGTGCGCGGGCAGGCGCTCGAAGTCGATCGAGAGGGCGAGCGCCTCCTCCGGCGAATCCGAACGAAGGAACTCCCTGAGGTCTCGTGGAAGCTTGTCGCTGGTCATGATGAACCCCGGGGGCGGGGTGCCGGAACGGGCTGCAAAGCCGTCAAAGGGCGCATCTTATCACCGTGTCGGCGGCGCCGCCAACGGAGCCGGAGGCGCCCCGTCATAGAGGACGCGCTCGAGGGTGAGGCCGCGCGCGGGGAGGTTCGGGCCGGAGCGCGCCCTGTCCCGCGACCCCAGGACTTCGGTCACCCACGCCTCGCTTCGATGCCCGCGTCCCACGTCGAGCAGCGTGCCCGCGATCGTGCGGACCATGTGCTGGAGGAACGAATTCCCCTCCACCGTGTAGGCCACGACGTCTCCCTCCGCGGAGATCTCGCTTCGACGCAGATTCTTGATCGGGGTCGACGAGACGTCGCCGGCGGCCTTGAAGGCCGAGAAGTCGTGCTCCCCGAGGAGCCGCGCCGCGCCCCGTCTCATCGCGTCGATGTCGAGGGGCCCGCGGTGGTGGTGTGCGAAGGGCGCCAGGAAGGGCGAGAGGCGCGCGCCCACCGCGATCTGGTAGCGGTAGATCCGTGAGGTCGCGCACCTTCGGGCGTGGAACCCCGGGGGCGCCGCCTCGGCCTCACGGGCGGAGATATCCGAGGGGAGGAGCCCGTTCAGCGCCCGGCGCAACCGCGCCGGCTCCCAGGCGCGCTCCGCATCGAAGCTCGCCACCTGCCCGCGCGCATGCACGCCCGCGTCGGTCCGCGCCGCCCCCGCCACCAGGAGATCCCGGGAGTCGAAGAGGCTGCGGAGCCGGGCGAGGATCTCCCCCTGAACCGTGGGGAGTCCGGGCTGGACCTGCCAGCCGGCGAACCTGGTGCCGACGTACTCGAGCGTCAGCTTGTACGTGGGCATCGCGCGTTCCGCGGAGCGGCGGTCAACCCTTCGCCTTCGCCCGCGACATCCGCAGAATCTCGCGACGGTGCGCCTCACCGACCGGGACGATCGACAGGCGCGAGATGCGCAAGAGATCGAATCCGGCGAGCTTCGGATTCCCCCTCATCTCGGCGAGGGAGACGCTTCTGACGAGGCGCGAGATCGGCTTCACCCGCACGACGACGCGCTTCGGATCCCCCGCATCCGGATCGGGGTACGGCTCGCTCGCGATCTTGGCGAGACCGACGACGGACTTCTCGCCGCCCGTGTGATAGAAGAAAGCGTCGTCACCCTTCCGCATGCCGCGGATGTGAATGAGCGCGAGCGCATTGGTCACGCCGGACCAGACGGTGCCGCCCTCGCGCGTGAGGTCGTCGAAGCTGTAGTGCGTCGGCTCTTCCTTGATCAGCCAGCAGGCCATCGCTCGCTCCCCATCCTTCATGCGCCTCCCCGCTCGACCGCTCCCTCGGCGGCCGGCGTCTTCCCGGCGTGCCGCCGGTACGCGTACGCGAAGTATGCCGTCACCAGGACCATTCCGGGGATCCACCAGGCGAGCCCGACGCCGAGCCCGTACGAGGGCGCGGCCGCGTTCTCGATCGTCAGGTTGTAGGCCCGATCGATCTGCGACGGGAGAAGGTTTGGGTAGACCCCGGCGGCGGTGCTCGCGAGCCACGAGGCCAGCAAGGTCGCCGAGGCGAAGAACGCCGCCATCTCGCGCCGGCGCACCGTGAAGTGGCGGCTGAGGACGAGAGCGGCGACCCCCATCGCGGGAAAGAGCCACATCCAGGGGCGCCGTGCGTACCCTTCGGCCACCAGCGGCTGCACGCGAAACGTGGCGGCCCC
This region of Acidobacteriota bacterium genomic DNA includes:
- a CDS encoding 1-deoxy-D-xylulose-5-phosphate reductoisomerase — encoded protein: MTPRNIALLGSTGSIGVSTLDLIERFPGSFRVVTLAAGGNVDRLAEQVKRFRPALASVATAESAARLRAALGDPAQWGTAAASAWGRGATQVVHGEDGAVRCAAHADVEVVVAGIVGAAGLAPTFEAVRAGRVVALANKEALVVAGPVMISMAARSGATLLPVDSEHNALHQCLRAGAAPEVARLILTASGGPFLGKSARDLADVTPEQALKHPTWQMGRKISIDSATLMNKGLEVIEAHHLFGVPLDRIEVVVHPQSIVHSMVEYADGAIISQMSRTDMRHPIQYALTWPDRWVSPIQGLDLRTLGPLTFAMPDRGTFRCLDLGYRALESGGTMPAVLNAANEIAVQAFLDTRLGFLDIPAIIEGAMDRHRVEEARDLATVVRADAWAREAASAAVLRGRGAGRSVHS
- the truA gene encoding tRNA pseudouridine(38-40) synthase TruA; translated protein: MPTYKLTLEYVGTRFAGWQVQPGLPTVQGEILARLRSLFDSRDLLVAGAARTDAGVHARGQVASFDAERAWEPARLRRALNGLLPSDISAREAEAAPPGFHARRCATSRIYRYQIAVGARLSPFLAPFAHHHRGPLDIDAMRRGAARLLGEHDFSAFKAAGDVSSTPIKNLRRSEISAEGDVVAYTVEGNSFLQHMVRTIAGTLLDVGRGHRSEAWVTEVLGSRDRARSGPNLPARGLTLERVLYDGAPPAPLAAPPTR
- a CDS encoding EVE domain-containing protein, coding for MACWLIKEEPTHYSFDDLTREGGTVWSGVTNALALIHIRGMRKGDDAFFYHTGGEKSVVGLAKIASEPYPDPDAGDPKRVVVRVKPISRLVRSVSLAEMRGNPKLAGFDLLRISRLSIVPVGEAHRREILRMSRAKAKG
- a CDS encoding isoprenyl transferase, with amino-acid sequence MTSDKLPRDLREFLRSDSPEEALALSIDFERLPAHVAIIMDGNGRWATSRRLPRVAGHRAGIDAVRDVVESSARLGLKVLTLYAFSQENWKRPRTEISTLMALLKEYVRRELQTLLRNNIRFQVIGRFHELDPSVRAHLERGMEATRHCTGLLFNIALSYGGRSEILDACRGLLEAARAGNVDPANITEEDFASHLYTAGQPDPDLLIRTSGELRISNFLLWQIAYAEIWVTPTLWPDFRAQELLQAIVDYQKRERRYGGVDAVKRRVV
- a CDS encoding phosphatidate cytidylyltransferase; translated protein: MKRLATAAIGLPVLFVIVRYLDPRYFFALVGVAAIIATWEFHLMAKQRGIHADPVLGAALTLAVIASFVEPRIGLGAALAAAAILVPGRLLVSRAAVQGAFESMSATLAGVLFLGVTFGYVAGLMGSGDEMGRDLTIFLLLVVWIADAGAYGFGSWIGRHPLAPTISPKKTIEGACAGLVASVLAAWVAKLWFFQKLGARDAIALAVLLWIAGLAGDLCESLLKRSASLKDTGALFPGHGGMLDRADSLLFGAPVLFFYYRAFMV